The Aeromicrobium sp. Leaf245 genome includes a region encoding these proteins:
- the eno gene encoding phosphopyruvate hydratase, giving the protein MASIEAVGAREILDSRGNPTVEVEVALDDGTIGRAAVPSGASTGQFEAVELRDGGDRYLGKGVRKAVEAVNTTIAAEIVGFDADDQRAVDAAMIALDGTPNKAELGANAILGVSLALAKAAADSAGLPLFRYVGGPNAHVLPVPMMNILNGGAHADSNVDVQEFMIAPIGAPTFAEALRQGTEVYHALKSVLKKDGLSTGLGDEGGFAPSLSSNRAALDLIATAVDTTGLKLGTDIALALDVASSEFFEKGSYTFEGAKKSSAEMADYYAELVGAYPIVSIEDPLDEEDWDGWIALTESIGHQVQIVGDDLFVTNVERLTRGLEQGAANAMLVKVNQIGSLTETLDAVELAHRHGFSNMMSHRSGETEDVTIADLAVATNCGQIKTGAPARSDRVAKYNQLLRIEETLGSAAVYAGASAFPRLAL; this is encoded by the coding sequence ATGGCCAGCATCGAAGCCGTCGGAGCGCGCGAGATCCTCGACTCGCGCGGCAACCCCACCGTCGAGGTCGAGGTCGCCCTCGACGACGGGACGATCGGTCGGGCGGCCGTGCCGTCCGGTGCGTCCACCGGCCAGTTCGAGGCCGTGGAGCTGCGCGACGGTGGCGACCGCTACCTCGGCAAGGGCGTCCGCAAGGCCGTCGAGGCCGTGAACACCACGATCGCCGCCGAGATCGTGGGCTTCGACGCCGACGACCAGCGGGCGGTCGACGCCGCGATGATCGCGCTCGACGGCACCCCCAACAAGGCCGAGCTGGGCGCCAACGCCATCCTCGGCGTCTCGCTCGCCCTCGCGAAGGCCGCCGCCGACTCGGCCGGCCTGCCGCTGTTCCGCTACGTCGGCGGACCCAACGCCCACGTGCTGCCCGTGCCGATGATGAACATCCTCAACGGCGGCGCCCACGCCGACTCCAACGTCGACGTGCAGGAGTTCATGATCGCGCCCATCGGCGCGCCCACCTTCGCCGAGGCGCTGCGCCAGGGCACCGAGGTCTACCACGCGCTCAAGTCCGTCCTCAAGAAGGACGGCCTGTCCACCGGCCTCGGCGACGAGGGTGGCTTCGCGCCCAGCCTGTCGTCCAACCGTGCCGCGCTCGACCTCATCGCCACGGCCGTCGACACGACCGGCCTGAAGCTCGGCACCGACATCGCCCTCGCGCTCGACGTCGCCAGCTCGGAGTTCTTCGAGAAGGGCTCCTACACGTTCGAGGGCGCGAAGAAGAGCTCGGCCGAGATGGCCGACTACTACGCCGAGCTCGTGGGCGCGTACCCGATCGTCTCGATCGAGGACCCGCTCGACGAGGAGGACTGGGACGGCTGGATCGCGCTCACCGAGAGCATCGGCCACCAGGTGCAGATCGTCGGCGACGACCTGTTCGTCACCAACGTCGAGCGGCTCACCCGCGGCCTCGAGCAGGGCGCCGCCAACGCGATGCTGGTCAAGGTCAACCAGATCGGCTCGCTCACCGAGACCCTCGACGCCGTCGAGCTGGCCCACCGCCACGGCTTCAGCAACATGATGAGCCACCGCTCGGGCGAGACCGAGGACGTCACCATCGCCGACCTCGCCGTCGCCACGAACTGCGGCCAGATCAAGACCGGTGCCCCGGCCCGCTCCGACCGCGTGGCCAAGTACAACCAGCTGCTGCGCATCGAGGAGACCCTCGGCTCGGCGGCCGTGTACGCCGGCGCCTCGGCCTTCCCGCGGCTCGCGCTCTGA
- a CDS encoding DUF3027 domain-containing protein, translating into MTTDAVLAAAHDVARTALLEATDESTVGDHLRVVDDGERLATHLFACTGPGYRGWTWAVSLSAAIDDGAVSVNDVVLLPGDDAVVAPAWTPYRDRIQPGDLSPGDLLPPEEDDARLVPSWSAGDHLETVDRAFAREVGLGRPWVLSLEGRDLAAQRWHDGDQGPDTPLAQQAPGTCHSCGFLVSLAGPLADRFGVCANGSANDDGRVVSFEHGCGAHSGARLSRSAGPQKLPPPVWDTIAVDGLETS; encoded by the coding sequence ATGACGACCGACGCCGTTCTGGCCGCCGCCCACGACGTGGCTCGCACCGCGCTGCTCGAGGCCACCGACGAGTCCACGGTGGGAGACCACCTGCGGGTCGTCGACGACGGCGAGCGGCTCGCGACCCACCTGTTCGCCTGCACCGGACCGGGATACCGCGGCTGGACGTGGGCCGTGAGCCTCTCGGCCGCGATCGACGACGGTGCGGTCAGCGTCAACGACGTGGTGCTGCTGCCCGGCGACGACGCCGTCGTGGCGCCGGCCTGGACGCCCTACCGCGATCGCATCCAGCCCGGCGACCTGAGCCCCGGCGACCTGCTGCCCCCCGAGGAGGACGACGCGCGGCTCGTGCCGTCGTGGTCCGCCGGCGACCACCTCGAGACCGTCGACCGCGCGTTCGCGCGCGAGGTCGGCCTGGGACGCCCCTGGGTCCTGTCGCTCGAGGGCCGCGACCTCGCGGCGCAGCGCTGGCACGACGGCGACCAGGGCCCCGACACGCCGCTCGCCCAGCAGGCCCCCGGCACCTGCCACTCGTGCGGCTTCCTGGTGAGCCTGGCCGGACCGCTCGCGGACCGCTTCGGCGTGTGTGCCAACGGGTCGGCGAACGACGACGGCCGCGTCGTGTCCTTCGAGCACGGCTGCGGGGCGCACTCCGGTGCCAGGTTGAGCCGTTCGGCCGGCCCGCAGAAGCTGCCGCCGCCGGTGTGGGACACCATCGCGGTCGACGGCCTCGAGACCAGCTGA
- a CDS encoding gamma carbonic anhydrase family protein: MQIDLGDDRRPRVAESAFVAPNATLAGSVVLEDGASVWYGAVLRADNEPITIGPRSNVQDGCAFHVDKGQPVVLGEGVSVGHNAVVHGAVVEDHCLIGMGAVVMNGAVIGSESLVAAGALVTAGMQVPPRSLVAGVPAKVRRELSDDEVEGLHRNARIYEEHRELHRSATVVD; the protein is encoded by the coding sequence ATGCAGATCGACCTGGGTGACGACCGACGTCCGCGCGTGGCCGAGTCCGCCTTCGTGGCCCCCAACGCCACCCTGGCCGGGTCCGTCGTGCTCGAGGACGGCGCCAGCGTCTGGTACGGCGCGGTGCTGCGTGCCGACAACGAGCCGATCACGATCGGTCCGCGCTCCAACGTGCAGGACGGGTGCGCCTTCCACGTCGACAAGGGTCAGCCGGTCGTCCTGGGCGAAGGGGTCTCGGTCGGCCACAACGCCGTCGTGCACGGTGCCGTCGTCGAGGACCACTGCCTCATCGGCATGGGGGCCGTGGTGATGAACGGTGCCGTGATCGGCAGCGAGTCCCTCGTCGCGGCCGGAGCGCTCGTGACGGCCGGCATGCAGGTGCCGCCGCGCTCCCTCGTGGCCGGGGTGCCGGCCAAGGTGCGGCGCGAGCTGAGCGACGACGAGGTGGAGGGCCTGCACCGCAACGCCCGCATCTACGAGGAGCACCGCGAGCTGCACCGCTCCGCCACGGTCGTCGACTGA
- a CDS encoding MazG family protein, with protein MSRHEGERPGERLLDLVDVMARLRAECAWTQGQTHDSLGRYLLEETYETLEALDAGDSDLLREELGDLLMQVVFHAAVAADTGEGWDVDDVAAGITDKLVRRNPHVFADGDARTPEQIDAAWQAVKAQEKPRESPLEGIARDLPALATARKALDRVPDLDTSGDDVGSRLLQLVAEARAQGVDAEEALRRAVRSRLG; from the coding sequence GTGAGTCGGCACGAGGGTGAGCGGCCGGGCGAGCGCCTGCTCGACCTGGTCGACGTGATGGCCCGTCTGCGCGCCGAGTGCGCCTGGACGCAGGGCCAGACGCACGACTCCCTCGGCCGCTACCTGCTGGAGGAGACGTACGAGACCCTCGAGGCCCTCGACGCGGGTGACTCCGACCTGCTGCGCGAGGAGCTCGGCGACCTGCTGATGCAGGTGGTGTTCCACGCCGCCGTCGCCGCCGACACGGGGGAGGGGTGGGACGTCGACGACGTGGCCGCGGGCATCACCGACAAGCTCGTGCGCCGCAACCCGCACGTCTTCGCCGACGGTGACGCCCGCACCCCCGAGCAGATCGACGCCGCCTGGCAGGCGGTCAAGGCGCAGGAGAAGCCGCGTGAGTCGCCGCTGGAGGGCATCGCCCGCGACCTGCCCGCCCTGGCCACGGCCCGCAAGGCGCTCGACCGCGTGCCCGACCTCGACACCTCCGGCGACGACGTCGGCTCGCGCCTGCTGCAGCTGGTCGCCGAGGCCCGCGCCCAGGGCGTCGACGCCGAGGAGGCCCTCCGTCGGGCCGTCCGCTCCCGCCTCGGCTGA
- the meaB gene encoding methylmalonyl Co-A mutase-associated GTPase MeaB, translating into MTDVEKLAADVLDGRRAGVSRAITLVESSRADHRAASRELLAALTPNAGGAVRVGISGVPGVGKSTFIEALGTYLVEQGKRVGVLAVDPSSVRTGGSVLGDKTRMAQLAVSPQAYIRPSPSAGTLGGVARATSQAMTVLEAAGYDVVLVETVGVGQSEITVAGMVDTFLFLTIARTGDQLQGIKKGILEIADVIAVNKADGERAQEAEVTAKDLAGALRLVYAGTHGWVPPVVTCSALEHRGIDTVWNRLVRHREFLGQKGLREKRAQQQLEFTWALVRDELDQRLRTDEDVARVRDEVREAVLSGELAAASAADLILEAYDR; encoded by the coding sequence ATGACCGACGTCGAAAAGCTCGCCGCGGACGTCCTCGACGGACGTCGCGCGGGGGTCTCGCGGGCCATCACGCTCGTCGAGTCCAGCCGCGCGGACCACCGGGCGGCGTCGCGGGAGCTGCTCGCCGCCCTCACCCCGAACGCCGGGGGAGCGGTGCGGGTCGGCATCTCCGGCGTGCCCGGCGTCGGCAAGAGCACGTTCATCGAGGCCCTCGGCACCTACCTCGTCGAGCAGGGCAAGCGCGTGGGCGTGCTGGCGGTCGACCCGTCGAGCGTGCGCACCGGCGGCTCGGTGCTGGGCGACAAGACGCGCATGGCCCAGCTGGCGGTCAGCCCCCAGGCCTACATCCGGCCCTCGCCGAGCGCCGGCACCCTCGGCGGCGTCGCGCGGGCCACGTCGCAGGCCATGACCGTCCTCGAGGCCGCCGGCTACGACGTCGTGCTCGTCGAGACCGTGGGCGTCGGCCAGTCCGAGATCACGGTGGCCGGCATGGTCGACACCTTCCTGTTCCTCACCATCGCGCGCACCGGTGACCAGCTGCAGGGCATCAAGAAGGGGATCCTGGAGATCGCCGACGTGATCGCCGTCAACAAGGCCGACGGCGAGCGCGCCCAGGAGGCCGAGGTGACCGCCAAGGACCTCGCCGGGGCGCTGCGTCTCGTCTATGCCGGCACGCATGGCTGGGTGCCGCCCGTCGTCACGTGCTCGGCGCTGGAGCACCGCGGCATCGACACGGTGTGGAACCGGCTCGTGCGGCACCGCGAGTTCCTGGGCCAGAAGGGGCTGCGCGAGAAGCGCGCCCAGCAGCAGCTGGAGTTCACCTGGGCGCTCGTGCGCGACGAGCTGGACCAGCGCCTGCGCACCGACGAGGACGTCGCCCGGGTGCGCGACGAGGTGCGCGAGGCCGTGCTGTCGGGCGAGCTCGCCGCGGCCAGCGCCGCCGACCTCATCCTCGAGGCGTACGACCGCTGA
- a CDS encoding NCS2 family permease, which translates to MTTVLERHFKITDRGSTVAREVRGGVVTFLTMAYIIVLNPIILAGVPDADGSFLGGGSEPGSGFTTIAACTALAAGVLSILMGAVANFPLAIATGLGLNAFVAYSVASQMTWADAMGLVVLEGLIILVLVLTGFRKAVFDAVPAQLKTAIAVGIGLFITLIGLVDAGFVRTTGNAAPPIGLGIGGELSGWPVLVFCIGLLLMIALHARGVPGAILIGIATTTVLAGVVQAITDTPGSNGDPTSKGWNLNVPSWPDSFFATPDFGLLGQFSLFGSFERVGVVAASLLVFTLLLADFFDTMGTMTAIGAEAGLNDENGSPEGAQRILVVDSIAAAAGGAAGVSSNTSYIESASGVGDGARTGLASIVTGLLFLLATFFAPLVQHIPNEAAVPALVLVGFLMMTQVTGIVWDDPDIAIPAFLTIVLMPFTYSITAGIGAGFIAYVLLKVTRGKIAEVHALMWVVSVLFVVYFAIDPITRWLT; encoded by the coding sequence ATGACGACCGTTCTCGAGCGCCACTTCAAGATCACCGACCGCGGTTCCACCGTGGCGAGGGAGGTCCGCGGCGGCGTGGTGACCTTCCTGACGATGGCCTACATCATCGTCCTGAACCCGATCATCCTCGCCGGCGTCCCCGACGCCGACGGCTCGTTCCTCGGCGGCGGCTCCGAGCCGGGATCCGGCTTCACGACGATCGCCGCCTGCACCGCGCTGGCGGCGGGCGTGCTCAGCATCCTGATGGGCGCCGTGGCGAACTTCCCCCTCGCGATCGCGACGGGCCTCGGCCTCAACGCCTTCGTGGCGTACTCGGTGGCCTCGCAGATGACGTGGGCCGACGCGATGGGGCTCGTGGTGCTGGAGGGCCTCATCATCCTGGTGCTCGTGCTCACGGGCTTCCGGAAGGCCGTCTTCGACGCGGTGCCGGCCCAGCTGAAGACCGCGATCGCGGTCGGCATCGGCCTGTTCATCACGCTCATCGGCCTGGTCGACGCGGGCTTCGTCCGCACGACGGGCAACGCGGCCCCGCCGATCGGCCTCGGCATCGGTGGTGAGCTGTCCGGCTGGCCCGTGCTCGTCTTCTGCATCGGCCTGCTGCTCATGATCGCCCTGCACGCGCGCGGCGTCCCCGGCGCCATCCTCATCGGCATCGCCACCACGACCGTGCTCGCCGGCGTCGTGCAGGCCATCACCGACACCCCCGGCAGCAACGGCGACCCGACGTCGAAGGGCTGGAACCTCAACGTCCCGTCGTGGCCCGACTCGTTCTTCGCCACGCCCGACTTCGGCCTGCTCGGCCAGTTCTCGCTGTTCGGCTCCTTCGAGCGCGTCGGCGTCGTGGCGGCCTCGCTGCTGGTCTTCACGCTCCTGCTGGCCGACTTCTTCGACACGATGGGCACGATGACGGCCATCGGCGCCGAGGCCGGGCTCAACGACGAGAACGGCTCGCCCGAGGGCGCGCAGCGCATCCTCGTCGTCGACTCCATCGCCGCCGCAGCCGGTGGCGCCGCGGGCGTCTCGTCGAACACCTCCTACATCGAGTCGGCGTCCGGCGTCGGCGACGGCGCGCGCACCGGTCTCGCGAGCATCGTGACCGGCCTGCTGTTCCTGCTGGCCACGTTCTTCGCCCCGCTCGTGCAGCACATCCCCAACGAGGCGGCGGTCCCGGCACTGGTGCTCGTGGGCTTCCTGATGATGACCCAGGTGACGGGCATCGTCTGGGACGACCCGGACATCGCGATCCCGGCGTTCCTGACGATCGTGCTCATGCCGTTCACCTACTCCATCACGGCCGGCATCGGTGCGGGGTTCATCGCCTACGTGCTGCTCAAGGTCACCCGCGGCAAGATCGCCGAGGTCCACGCGCTCATGTGGGTCGTGTCGGTGCTGTTCGTCGTCTACTTCGCCATCGACCCCATCACGCGCTGGCTGACCTGA
- a CDS encoding MFS transporter, producing MAQTSDGGDRAPGPDWPGAHPHGPTGPDTLDDLDAGPDPGPAGEPDPPGRLPRAARISQGLRRTGRTVARGGVGAYSGARRFTHAGGAGESGLSRLLELHAFNTAGDAAIAVSLAGTLFFTVPTEQASGQVALFLVLTMLPFAFVAPLIGPFLDRFRRGRRWAIGSTLAIRGFCCWVLAGAVADESAAFYLAALGCLVASKAYGVTRASAVPRLLPEEFTLVKANSRISLTGTAAAALSAPIAIGAATIGAEWSLRYAFVLFVIGTVLAILLPARVDSSEGEEQVDLADLSGRTPRGGIAVSRHVVDALRSNAGLRLITGFLTIFMAFTLREPPASLGWTGNATVLMGLVIGAAGAGNTLGVVIGSWTRSRSPHRVVLAVLLVDITVLVVAAAFFRWPVAALLGLTVGLCQSLGKLSLDALIQRDIREEVRTSMFARSETLLQLSWVIGGLIGIGLFTLDTDVALAMFVTAGIVVAWGVFVLTRAVQSREPVGPAVPPHP from the coding sequence ATGGCCCAGACGAGCGACGGTGGAGACCGCGCTCCCGGTCCCGACTGGCCGGGTGCGCACCCGCACGGACCCACGGGACCCGACACCCTCGACGACCTCGACGCCGGCCCCGACCCTGGTCCCGCCGGCGAGCCCGACCCGCCCGGTCGGCTGCCTCGCGCGGCCCGCATCTCCCAAGGGCTGCGCCGCACCGGGCGCACCGTGGCCCGTGGTGGCGTGGGCGCCTACTCCGGGGCGCGCCGCTTCACGCACGCCGGCGGCGCGGGCGAGTCGGGACTGTCACGCCTGCTCGAGCTGCACGCGTTCAACACCGCCGGCGACGCGGCCATCGCCGTCTCCCTCGCCGGGACCCTCTTCTTCACCGTCCCCACCGAGCAGGCGAGCGGCCAGGTGGCGCTGTTCCTGGTGCTCACGATGCTGCCGTTCGCTTTCGTGGCGCCCCTGATCGGCCCGTTCCTGGACCGCTTCCGCCGCGGCCGGCGGTGGGCCATCGGCAGCACCCTCGCCATCCGCGGGTTCTGCTGCTGGGTGCTCGCCGGTGCCGTCGCCGACGAGTCCGCGGCGTTCTACCTCGCGGCGCTCGGCTGCCTGGTGGCCTCGAAGGCCTACGGCGTCACCCGGGCGTCGGCCGTGCCGCGACTCCTGCCCGAGGAGTTCACCCTGGTGAAGGCGAACTCGAGGATCTCGCTGACGGGCACCGCCGCCGCGGCGCTGTCGGCCCCCATCGCGATCGGTGCCGCGACCATCGGGGCCGAGTGGTCGTTGCGCTACGCGTTCGTCCTCTTCGTGATCGGCACGGTCCTGGCCATCCTGCTGCCGGCCCGGGTCGACTCCAGCGAGGGCGAGGAGCAGGTCGACCTCGCCGACCTCAGCGGCCGCACGCCGCGGGGCGGGATCGCCGTCTCCCGGCACGTGGTCGACGCGCTGCGCAGCAACGCGGGGCTGCGACTCATCACCGGGTTCCTGACCATCTTCATGGCGTTCACCCTGCGCGAGCCGCCCGCGTCGCTCGGCTGGACCGGCAACGCCACCGTGCTGATGGGCCTCGTGATCGGGGCCGCCGGTGCGGGCAACACGCTCGGCGTGGTCATCGGGTCCTGGACCCGCTCGCGCAGCCCGCACCGCGTCGTGCTCGCGGTGCTGCTCGTCGACATCACGGTGCTCGTGGTCGCCGCGGCGTTCTTCCGCTGGCCGGTCGCGGCGCTGCTCGGCCTGACCGTCGGGCTGTGCCAGTCGCTGGGCAAGCTGAGCCTCGACGCCCTGATCCAGCGCGACATCCGCGAGGAGGTCCGCACGAGCATGTTCGCCCGGTCCGAGACCCTGCTCCAGCTGTCGTGGGTGATCGGCGGGCTCATCGGGATCGGGCTGTTCACCCTCGACACCGACGTGGCGCTGGCCATGTTCGTCACGGCCGGCATCGTCGTGGCCTGGGGCGTCTTCGTCCTGACCCGGGCGGTGCAGTCCCGCGAGCCGGTCGGCCCGGCCGTGCCACCTCACCCCTGA
- the serC gene encoding phosphoserine transaminase, translating into MKIPAKLLPRDGRFGSGPSKVRPEALAALAATGSSLLGTSHRAAPVKNLVGSVRSGLSTLLELSDGYEVVLGLGGTHAFFDAAVHGLVERRSQHLVHGEFSRKFATAAARAPFLQDPEVLESAPSTHPLPRATAGVDVYAWAHNETSTGVMVPVERVPDADPDALVLVDATSAAGGLSVDVSQTDVYYFAPQKSFASDGGLWLAVMSPAAVERAQRIAASGRYVPSFLDLPTAIENSRKDQTYNTPAVATLVLLDEQVRWLNEHGGMDFAAGRTRDSSARLYSWAEASPFASPFVTASAERSFVVGTIDLDASVPQQTLTEILRENGIVDVDSYRGLGRNQLRIGMFPSVEPDDVSALTACIDWVVERL; encoded by the coding sequence GTGAAGATCCCCGCGAAGCTCCTGCCCCGCGACGGTCGCTTCGGGTCCGGCCCGTCCAAGGTCCGCCCGGAGGCGCTGGCCGCGCTCGCCGCCACCGGCTCCTCGCTGCTCGGCACGTCGCACCGCGCCGCACCGGTCAAGAACCTCGTCGGATCGGTCCGCTCGGGCCTCTCCACCCTGCTCGAGCTGTCCGACGGCTACGAGGTCGTGCTCGGCCTCGGGGGCACGCACGCCTTCTTCGACGCCGCCGTCCACGGGCTGGTCGAGCGACGCAGCCAGCACCTGGTGCACGGCGAGTTCTCGCGCAAGTTCGCGACCGCGGCCGCACGCGCGCCGTTCCTGCAGGACCCCGAGGTGCTCGAGTCGGCGCCGTCCACGCACCCGCTCCCCCGCGCGACGGCCGGCGTCGACGTGTACGCGTGGGCCCACAACGAGACCTCCACGGGCGTGATGGTGCCCGTGGAGCGGGTCCCCGACGCCGACCCCGACGCGCTCGTGCTGGTCGACGCGACGTCGGCCGCCGGTGGCCTGTCCGTCGACGTGTCGCAGACCGACGTCTACTACTTCGCGCCGCAGAAGTCGTTCGCCTCCGACGGTGGTCTGTGGCTGGCCGTCATGTCCCCGGCGGCGGTCGAGCGGGCGCAGCGCATCGCGGCGTCGGGCCGGTACGTGCCGTCGTTCCTGGACCTGCCGACCGCCATCGAGAACTCCCGCAAGGACCAGACCTACAACACGCCCGCGGTGGCCACCCTGGTGCTGCTCGACGAGCAGGTGCGGTGGCTGAACGAGCACGGCGGCATGGACTTCGCTGCCGGCCGCACCCGCGACTCCAGCGCCCGCCTGTACTCCTGGGCCGAGGCCTCGCCCTTCGCGTCGCCGTTCGTCACCGCCTCGGCGGAGCGGTCGTTCGTGGTGGGCACGATCGACCTCGACGCGTCGGTCCCGCAGCAGACCCTGACCGAGATCCTGCGGGAGAACGGCATCGTCGACGTCGACAGCTACCGCGGCCTGGGCCGCAACCAGCTGCGCATCGGCATGTTCCCGAGCGTCGAGCCCGACGACGTCAGTGCCCTCACCGCCTGCATCGACTGGGTCGTCGAGCGGCTCTGA
- a CDS encoding methylmalonyl-CoA mutase family protein, with translation MASDPGSGVGPEATVAVPLAEGVEPDVHAWEKATAAVLRKTKKLADDAPDADVWALLTRSTLDGIGVAPLGTPALSADVAPTGLPGQAPFTRGSAATRELDGWDVRAWFADPDADLTAQHVLTDVENGVNSLWIAVGDGAVPTDALARVLEPVFVDLAPVVVEDPTDPLGAAQALDAVVDDKAVDPAPGTSYGADPLGSLARTTLGIGVEGAVTDPSVAVDVARLAQRRGARGIVVDATAVHDAGASDVQELAYSLLAGAAYLRLLTEAGLDVDAAADQLDVRLAATDEQFPTIAKLRAARRVWARLLELSGVAESGRGQRQHVVTSRPMMAAYDPYVNMLRTCVATFAAGVGGASSVTVLPFDEPLGLPEVFSRRIARNTSSLLISESHVARVVDPAGGAHAVEKLTDDVARAAWDLFGELDAVVADSADREAGFAAALDALRTRVETTVSDRALQVARRQRPVTGVSEFPNLHEEQPERRPYGRTLPVHRYAHEFEAMRDDRATAPVFLATMGRVAQHTARATFAANLFAAGGIETVTAGATDGVDAVVEAYRQADAPAVVCLTGPDPLYGEWGGELVAALREAGARHVVVAGKPDAVSADVDDSCAAGLDALAFLRRTREELAS, from the coding sequence ATGGCATCTGACCCCGGCTCCGGCGTGGGCCCGGAGGCGACGGTCGCCGTCCCGCTGGCCGAAGGCGTCGAGCCCGACGTCCACGCCTGGGAGAAGGCCACCGCCGCCGTCCTGCGCAAGACCAAGAAGCTCGCCGACGACGCTCCGGACGCCGACGTGTGGGCGCTGCTCACCCGCTCGACGCTCGACGGCATCGGCGTCGCCCCGCTCGGCACGCCGGCCCTGTCGGCCGACGTGGCGCCGACCGGGCTGCCGGGCCAGGCCCCCTTCACGCGAGGCTCTGCCGCCACGCGTGAGCTCGACGGCTGGGACGTGCGGGCCTGGTTCGCCGACCCCGACGCCGACCTGACCGCGCAGCACGTGCTCACCGACGTCGAGAACGGCGTCAACTCGCTCTGGATCGCCGTGGGCGACGGTGCCGTGCCGACCGACGCGCTGGCCCGCGTCCTCGAGCCCGTCTTCGTGGACCTGGCTCCCGTGGTGGTCGAGGACCCGACCGACCCGCTGGGTGCGGCGCAGGCCCTCGACGCCGTCGTCGACGACAAGGCCGTCGACCCGGCACCCGGCACGAGCTACGGCGCCGACCCCCTCGGGTCCCTGGCCCGCACCACGCTCGGCATCGGGGTCGAGGGTGCGGTCACCGACCCGTCCGTCGCCGTCGACGTCGCCCGGCTCGCGCAGCGGCGCGGCGCCCGCGGCATCGTCGTCGACGCCACCGCCGTGCACGACGCGGGCGCGTCCGACGTGCAGGAGCTCGCCTACTCCCTGCTCGCCGGAGCCGCCTACCTGCGGCTGCTCACCGAGGCCGGTCTCGACGTCGACGCCGCCGCCGACCAGCTCGACGTGCGCCTCGCCGCCACCGACGAGCAGTTCCCGACCATCGCCAAGCTGCGCGCCGCCCGGCGGGTGTGGGCCCGTCTGCTCGAGCTGAGCGGCGTGGCCGAGAGCGGCCGCGGCCAGCGCCAGCACGTCGTGACCTCGCGGCCCATGATGGCGGCGTACGACCCCTACGTGAACATGCTCCGCACCTGCGTGGCCACCTTCGCAGCCGGCGTCGGTGGCGCCTCCAGCGTCACGGTGCTCCCGTTCGACGAGCCGCTCGGCCTGCCCGAGGTGTTCAGCCGGCGCATCGCCCGCAACACCTCGAGCCTGCTCATCAGCGAGTCGCACGTGGCCCGCGTCGTCGACCCCGCCGGGGGTGCGCACGCCGTCGAGAAGCTCACCGACGACGTCGCGCGCGCGGCCTGGGACCTGTTCGGCGAGCTCGACGCCGTGGTCGCCGACTCCGCCGACCGGGAGGCGGGCTTCGCAGCCGCCCTCGACGCACTCCGGACCCGGGTGGAGACGACCGTCTCCGACCGCGCCCTGCAGGTGGCGCGACGGCAGCGTCCCGTCACGGGCGTCTCGGAGTTCCCGAACCTGCACGAGGAGCAGCCCGAGCGTCGCCCGTACGGCCGCACCCTGCCGGTGCACCGCTACGCGCACGAGTTCGAGGCCATGCGCGACGACCGCGCCACCGCGCCGGTGTTCCTCGCGACGATGGGGCGGGTGGCCCAGCACACCGCGCGCGCCACGTTCGCGGCCAACCTGTTCGCCGCCGGTGGCATCGAGACCGTCACGGCCGGCGCCACCGACGGGGTGGACGCCGTCGTGGAGGCGTACCGCCAGGCCGACGCACCCGCCGTCGTGTGCCTGACCGGACCCGACCCGCTCTACGGCGAGTGGGGTGGCGAGCTGGTCGCCGCCCTGCGCGAGGCCGGTGCCCGCCACGTGGTCGTGGCCGGCAAGCCCGACGCCGTCTCCGCCGACGTCGACGACTCCTGCGCGGCCGGGCTCGACGCCCTGGCCTTCCTGCGCCGCACCCGAGAGGAGCTGGCCTCGTGA
- a CDS encoding DUF2530 domain-containing protein, protein MSDESEWAVRDGDGPETIERKLGHRERARLERSARRHELGRPEVTELEIGRTTHKVAQVEPMDLDGVRTMTVGTILWGVVALALVPFLGTLQDDGRTWWLWTALAGFGLGLIGIEYCRLRRNALRHQPGRRRSE, encoded by the coding sequence GTGAGCGACGAGTCGGAGTGGGCGGTCCGCGACGGCGACGGACCCGAGACGATCGAGCGCAAGCTCGGACACCGCGAGCGCGCCCGGCTGGAGCGTTCGGCCCGCCGTCACGAGCTCGGCCGCCCCGAGGTCACCGAGCTCGAGATCGGCCGCACCACCCACAAGGTCGCCCAGGTCGAGCCCATGGACCTCGACGGCGTCCGCACCATGACCGTCGGCACCATCCTCTGGGGCGTCGTCGCGCTCGCGCTCGTCCCGTTCCTCGGCACCCTGCAGGACGACGGCCGCACCTGGTGGCTGTGGACCGCCCTCGCCGGGTTCGGCCTCGGGCTCATCGGCATCGAGTACTGCCGGCTGCGCCGCAACGCCCTGCGCCACCAGCCCGGCCGTCGACGCTCCGAGTAG